A region of Ignavibacteriota bacterium DNA encodes the following proteins:
- a CDS encoding phosphatidylserine decarboxylase family protein, with the protein MLITKYGVDNFLAIIVISLLLIALGTFLPKSWFNYIPLSFGIILFIFAFVFFRDPERVIPTEVLENDKFILAPADGKVVEITDDIEKDYVQGEAIRISIFLSPLDVHVNRSPVSGKVEYYKYFPGEYLVAYHPKSSELNEHSKIGVITSSGKVAFKQIVGVLARRIVCDVNVNDNLKAGDKIGMMKFGSRMDIFVPKGTEFMSKVGDRVVAGETIMARMP; encoded by the coding sequence ATGTTGATAACTAAATATGGAGTAGATAATTTTTTAGCTATAATTGTAATATCATTACTTTTAATAGCTTTAGGTACTTTTTTGCCAAAATCATGGTTCAACTATATACCCCTAAGCTTTGGTATAATTTTATTTATATTTGCCTTTGTCTTTTTCAGGGACCCTGAAAGAGTGATACCTACTGAAGTTTTGGAAAATGATAAATTCATTTTAGCACCTGCTGACGGCAAAGTAGTTGAAATAACTGATGACATTGAAAAAGACTACGTTCAGGGTGAGGCAATCAGGATAAGTATTTTCCTATCTCCGCTTGATGTTCATGTTAATCGAAGTCCTGTATCGGGCAAGGTTGAGTATTACAAATATTTTCCCGGTGAATATCTTGTAGCCTATCATCCAAAATCTTCAGAGCTTAACGAACACAGTAAAATCGGCGTGATTACATCATCAGGAAAAGTAGCTTTCAAGCAGATTGTTGGAGTGCTTGCCAGAAGAATTGTATGCGATGTTAACGTTAACGACAATCTAAAAGCCGGTGATAAAATCGGAATGATGAAATTCGGTTCCCGAATGGATATTTTCGTGCCTAAAGGAACTGAGTTTATGTCAAAAGTTGGAGACCGTGTAGTTGCAGGTGAAACTATTATGGCAAGAATGCCATAA
- the ettA gene encoding energy-dependent translational throttle protein EttA, with translation MAEDNKIIFSMVGVGKVFPPNKRVLNNIYLSFFYGAKIGIIGLNGSGKSTLLKIIAGLDQAYEGNVVFSPGYKVGHLSQEPELDENATVKEVVSQGVQEIVDLLKEYEDISAKFAEPMEDDEMQKVIDRQGELTDLIERYGGWELDNKLDRAMDALRCPDGDTPIKILSGGERRRVALCRLLLSEPDILLLDEPTNHLDAESIQWLEEHLRQYKGTVIAITHDRYFLDNVAGWILELDRGEGIPWKGNYTSWLEQKSKRLEEEGKQNEKRMKTLERELEWVRMSPKAKQTKSKARLSAYERMLDEDVKQKEEKLEIFIPNGPRLGNNVIQANNLTKAYGDRILFENLSFELPPAGIVGIIGPNGAGKTTLFRMIMGLENPDNGDITIGETVKMSYVDQLHTSIDLDKTVYEQVSGGNDLMTLGGRTVNSRAYVAKFNFTGPDQQKKCGILSGGERNRLHLAETLKGEGNVILLDEPTNDIDVNTLRALEEGLENFAGCAVIISHDRWFLDRIATHILSFEGDSQVYFFEGSYSEYEENKKKRLGDTGPHRIKYKKLKD, from the coding sequence ATGGCAGAAGACAATAAAATTATTTTTTCTATGGTTGGAGTTGGAAAGGTTTTCCCTCCAAATAAAAGAGTTCTTAACAACATTTACCTTTCATTTTTCTATGGTGCCAAAATTGGCATTATAGGATTAAACGGCTCGGGTAAATCTACTCTATTAAAAATCATTGCCGGACTTGACCAAGCCTATGAAGGTAATGTGGTTTTCTCCCCCGGATATAAGGTTGGACATTTATCTCAGGAGCCTGAACTTGATGAAAATGCAACTGTAAAAGAGGTTGTATCACAAGGTGTTCAGGAAATAGTTGACCTTCTTAAGGAATATGAAGATATTTCAGCAAAATTTGCCGAACCAATGGAAGATGACGAAATGCAGAAAGTCATTGACCGTCAGGGTGAGCTGACTGATTTAATCGAGAGATATGGTGGCTGGGAACTTGACAATAAGCTCGATCGTGCTATGGATGCTCTCCGCTGTCCGGATGGGGATACTCCTATAAAAATTCTTTCAGGCGGTGAAAGAAGAAGAGTTGCACTTTGCAGATTGCTTCTTAGTGAGCCTGACATACTTCTTCTTGATGAGCCTACTAACCACCTTGATGCTGAGTCAATTCAGTGGCTTGAGGAACACCTGAGGCAGTATAAAGGCACTGTAATTGCAATAACACATGATAGATACTTCCTCGATAATGTTGCAGGCTGGATTCTTGAATTAGACCGCGGCGAAGGAATTCCTTGGAAAGGTAATTATACTTCATGGCTTGAGCAAAAGTCTAAGAGGCTGGAAGAAGAAGGCAAGCAGAATGAAAAACGTATGAAAACTCTCGAACGTGAGTTGGAATGGGTGCGTATGTCACCTAAAGCCAAGCAAACTAAATCAAAAGCAAGACTTTCGGCTTATGAAAGAATGCTTGATGAAGATGTGAAACAAAAAGAAGAAAAACTTGAAATATTCATTCCTAACGGTCCAAGATTAGGCAATAATGTGATTCAGGCAAATAATCTTACAAAAGCTTATGGCGACAGAATTTTATTTGAGAATCTCAGTTTTGAGCTACCGCCTGCCGGAATCGTTGGTATAATCGGACCCAATGGAGCAGGTAAGACTACATTATTCAGAATGATTATGGGATTAGAAAATCCTGATAATGGAGACATTACTATCGGTGAAACTGTGAAAATGTCCTATGTTGATCAGCTTCATACCAGTATTGACTTGGATAAGACCGTCTATGAGCAGGTTTCGGGTGGTAATGATTTAATGACACTTGGTGGTAGAACCGTAAATTCAAGAGCCTACGTAGCAAAATTTAATTTCACAGGTCCTGACCAGCAAAAAAAATGCGGAATACTCTCAGGTGGTGAGCGCAACAGATTGCATCTTGCAGAAACTTTAAAAGGTGAAGGAAATGTAATTCTTCTTGATGAGCCTACAAATGATATTGATGTGAATACTCTCAGAGCATTAGAGGAAGGTTTGGAAAATTTTGCCGGTTGTGCTGTTATTATATCCCACGACAGATGGTTTTTGGATAGAATTGCTACACATATTTTATCTTTTGAAGGGGATTCACAAGTTTATTTCTTTGAAGGTTCATATAGCGAATACGAAGAAAATAAGAAGAAAAGACTTGGTGATACAGGTCCACACAGAATTAAATACAAAAAATTGAAAGATTAA
- a CDS encoding PD40 domain-containing protein, with translation MQRIITVMFALTFMSLLTGINLFSQATGTKSEAMQINAPGSLYLLSAEIVVQQGDKGILGKTQRIKIINLGPIVNSPGVDYAPTVSADGKTLFYVSDRLGSKENNGTPSHDFWAAKKNDRLDTVFFTPYNIDTLTGLNYLNVNTELNEGAASISADRQTLYFTACDRPDGFGKCDIYKSTIEGDKWGRPVNLGANVNTDNWESQPSISPDQKRIYFVSTRKGPNSNGKPVIENMDIWYCDWDDDLEDWKPAVNLEAINTKGWEYTPFIAADNSTLFFASNSHKPNYGGLDFYFTRYDPVSDSWSKPENLGQPINTKDDEAFITLPASGDIIYFSSTRKDLPGYQGNLDLFMAFVPSFFRAVTVLTTVIDECSQEFIPAVVTVKNPVTGRVVKDSITTFKPKFEVVISNPDYGNPKDSLKYVDLEITAAHPKYGSKTVTQRVTRPDMTEDPDEVNKPADEIDVVITLGQRPTLAPEIDEAEYIAQQKINKPSMGSWRGLVMKETKTWNLYPLLNYVFFDQCSDELPERYILFDSPEQTEIFTDTTILGGTLDKYYHLLNIYGYRLRNNPDAKIVINGTNDGLTQCEKNNTKLADSRAQKIYNYLRDIWQISESRMKLELHNKQGTPKVPTSTRVDSIGVEENRRVEIWCSDWEVVKPVFDIGSVTEPQPRNMTWAMKNGIEDALVVKRRIEIKRNNEMWRTISDIGTIDEKKEWNWQSTARVYPTDEVAFTAQLVITTQTGAECTSDEVDIPVLQVTQSRLRTEGTMDTTREIYNLILFPFDSDNAGPLNERIMRDYVYSRCRPTSKIEVIGHTDVVGMYDHNMKLSTRRANSVQNGINKETKSTYNQLNSKGVGEEDPLYTNDLPEGRFYNRTVQVIVRTPLSEYED, from the coding sequence ATGCAAAGAATTATTACAGTTATGTTTGCTCTGACATTTATGTCTTTACTAACGGGTATAAATCTTTTTTCACAGGCTACCGGTACAAAGTCTGAAGCAATGCAGATTAATGCCCCGGGGTCACTTTATTTACTGAGTGCTGAAATAGTAGTTCAGCAGGGTGATAAAGGAATTTTAGGCAAAACACAAAGGATAAAGATTATTAATCTCGGTCCGATTGTAAATTCACCGGGTGTAGATTATGCACCTACTGTCAGTGCTGACGGTAAAACTTTGTTTTATGTATCTGATCGCCTGGGTTCAAAGGAAAATAATGGCACTCCCTCGCATGATTTCTGGGCAGCCAAGAAGAATGATCGCTTAGATACTGTATTCTTCACACCATACAATATTGATACATTAACCGGCTTAAATTATCTCAATGTAAATACAGAGCTTAATGAAGGCGCTGCATCAATTTCGGCTGACAGACAAACTCTCTATTTTACAGCTTGTGACCGTCCTGATGGCTTTGGGAAGTGTGATATTTACAAGTCCACTATAGAAGGCGATAAATGGGGCAGACCTGTAAACCTTGGCGCTAATGTAAATACTGATAACTGGGAATCCCAGCCATCAATATCTCCTGACCAGAAGCGTATATATTTTGTTTCTACAAGAAAAGGTCCAAACAGTAACGGAAAACCTGTCATCGAAAATATGGATATATGGTATTGTGACTGGGATGATGATCTTGAAGACTGGAAACCGGCAGTAAATCTTGAAGCTATCAACACTAAAGGATGGGAATATACACCGTTTATTGCTGCTGACAATTCTACATTGTTTTTTGCTTCTAACAGCCATAAACCAAATTATGGTGGTTTAGACTTTTATTTTACAAGGTATGACCCGGTATCTGATTCATGGTCTAAACCTGAAAATCTTGGACAGCCTATTAATACTAAAGATGATGAAGCATTTATTACTTTGCCTGCATCAGGTGACATAATTTATTTTTCTTCAACAAGAAAAGATTTACCCGGATATCAGGGAAATCTTGATTTATTTATGGCATTTGTGCCTTCGTTCTTCCGTGCTGTTACAGTCCTTACAACAGTAATTGACGAATGCTCTCAAGAATTCATCCCTGCTGTTGTTACAGTTAAGAATCCTGTTACAGGCAGAGTTGTTAAGGACAGCATAACTACATTTAAACCAAAATTTGAAGTAGTGATATCAAATCCAGATTATGGCAATCCTAAAGACTCATTGAAATATGTTGACCTTGAAATTACAGCAGCACACCCGAAATACGGCAGTAAAACTGTTACTCAGCGGGTTACACGTCCTGATATGACAGAAGATCCGGATGAAGTCAACAAGCCTGCTGATGAAATTGATGTTGTTATTACTCTTGGACAAAGACCAACTCTTGCACCGGAAATTGATGAAGCTGAATATATTGCTCAGCAAAAAATCAATAAACCAAGTATGGGTAGCTGGAGAGGTCTTGTGATGAAAGAAACAAAAACCTGGAATCTTTATCCCTTGCTTAATTATGTATTCTTTGACCAATGCTCTGATGAACTTCCTGAAAGATATATACTTTTTGATTCACCTGAGCAGACAGAAATATTTACTGATACTACAATTCTTGGTGGTACATTAGATAAATATTATCACTTATTAAATATTTACGGATACAGATTACGCAATAATCCTGATGCCAAAATTGTTATTAATGGTACTAATGATGGGCTAACGCAGTGTGAAAAGAATAACACTAAACTTGCTGACTCAAGAGCTCAAAAAATATACAATTACTTGCGGGATATTTGGCAAATTAGCGAATCAAGAATGAAACTTGAACTTCATAATAAACAAGGTACTCCAAAAGTTCCAACAAGTACCAGAGTTGACTCAATCGGTGTTGAAGAAAACCGTCGCGTTGAAATCTGGTGCAGCGATTGGGAAGTTGTAAAACCTGTATTTGATATTGGTTCTGTAACTGAGCCACAGCCAAGAAATATGACATGGGCTATGAAGAACGGTATAGAAGATGCACTTGTTGTTAAGAGAAGAATTGAAATTAAACGTAATAACGAAATGTGGAGAACTATCTCTGACATTGGAACAATTGACGAAAAGAAAGAATGGAACTGGCAAAGCACTGCAAGAGTTTATCCTACTGATGAAGTTGCATTCACTGCTCAGCTTGTTATCACGACTCAAACCGGCGCTGAATGTACTTCTGACGAGGTTGATATTCCTGTTCTTCAGGTCACACAATCAAGACTCCGTACTGAAGGTACAATGGATACTACTCGTGAAATTTACAATCTAATTCTATTCCCATTTGATAGTGATAATGCAGGACCTCTCAATGAAAGAATCATGAGAGATTACGTTTATTCAAGATGTCGTCCAACTTCCAAAATCGAAGTAATCGGACACACGGATGTTGTTGGTATGTATGACCATAATATGAAATTATCAACAAGACGTGCTAACTCAGTTCAAAATGGAATCAACAAGGAAACTAAGAGTACATACAATCAACTTAATTCAAAAGGTGTAGGTGAGGAAGACCCACTTTACACAAATGACCTTCCTGAAGGCAGATTCTATAACAGAACTGTTCAGGTTATTGTCCGTACTCCGCTTAGTGAATATGAAGATTAG
- the rsmB gene encoding 16S rRNA (cytosine(967)-C(5))-methyltransferase RsmB, with translation MEKFSGSEEFIENSEYSPTVRQLAVRILNRYDRSDSYIDKLLSNELRQENIDHRDKALLNEIVNGVIRWRGKIDWILTGFYHGDYQKCLNLVKNSMRIALYQMLFLNRIPIPAAIYESVEIVKKIQGDKTAAIVNGVLRNIARNVENIRYPDRAEDEIYFFAVLYSHPKWMVKRWIERFGLQEAEKLMDYNNQRPYVPVRVVETNTDIDSIKEIFKTHNITYSESPFHKSTLLLESPRYDISSSEIFKSGKITIQDPSASIAARLADAKPGQSVIDLCAAPGGKSFLLAEMMENQGKVLAVDKHESKLRFINDGKVRLGLDIIETVTKDAETNKFDESPDIVFADVPCSGLGTIAKKPDIKWKKETEDLAKLIPHQRKILENASKIVRKGGVIIYSTCTIEPEENEDNINWFLNNHPEFSIDPAENYIHPALCKNGFYYSIPHITKMDGAFAVRLIKNS, from the coding sequence ATGGAAAAATTTTCAGGAAGCGAAGAATTTATTGAAAATTCTGAATATTCACCGACCGTCAGACAACTTGCAGTAAGAATTTTGAATAGATATGACAGAAGTGATTCTTATATTGATAAACTACTTAGTAACGAACTCAGGCAAGAAAATATTGACCATAGGGATAAAGCATTACTAAATGAAATTGTTAATGGTGTAATCAGATGGAGAGGAAAAATTGACTGGATTCTTACAGGATTTTATCATGGAGATTATCAGAAATGTTTGAATTTAGTAAAAAATTCTATGAGAATTGCATTATATCAAATGCTTTTTTTGAATAGAATACCTATCCCTGCTGCAATTTACGAATCAGTTGAAATTGTCAAGAAAATACAGGGCGATAAAACAGCTGCTATAGTTAATGGTGTACTTAGAAATATTGCAAGAAATGTTGAGAATATAAGATACCCGGATAGGGCTGAGGATGAAATTTATTTCTTTGCGGTTTTGTATTCTCATCCCAAATGGATGGTCAAAAGATGGATTGAACGTTTCGGTTTGCAGGAAGCCGAAAAACTTATGGATTACAACAATCAGAGACCTTATGTTCCGGTGAGAGTTGTTGAAACAAATACTGACATTGATTCAATTAAGGAAATCTTCAAAACACATAATATTACATACTCCGAGTCTCCGTTTCACAAATCAACATTACTTTTGGAATCTCCAAGATATGATATATCATCAAGCGAAATTTTTAAATCCGGTAAAATTACAATTCAGGATCCAAGCGCTTCGATAGCAGCAAGACTTGCTGACGCAAAGCCCGGTCAGTCGGTTATTGATTTATGTGCCGCTCCGGGTGGGAAATCATTTTTACTTGCTGAAATGATGGAAAATCAAGGAAAGGTTCTGGCTGTTGATAAACATGAATCCAAACTTCGCTTTATCAATGACGGAAAAGTTAGATTGGGGCTTGATATTATCGAAACAGTAACCAAAGATGCCGAAACTAACAAATTTGATGAATCCCCTGATATTGTTTTTGCAGATGTTCCCTGCTCAGGTCTTGGAACAATTGCAAAAAAACCTGATATTAAGTGGAAAAAAGAAACTGAGGACCTCGCAAAATTAATTCCCCATCAAAGAAAAATTCTTGAAAATGCATCTAAAATTGTAAGAAAGGGTGGAGTAATCATTTATTCTACATGCACCATCGAACCGGAAGAAAATGAAGATAACATCAATTGGTTCCTAAATAACCATCCTGAATTTTCAATTGACCCTGCAGAAAATTATATTCATCCGGCTCTTTGTAAGAACGGTTTTTATTATTCAATTCCTCATATAACCAAGATGGATGGAGCTTTTGCAGTCAGGTTAATCAAAAATTCCTAG
- a CDS encoding cobalamin-binding protein → MNIINPKYPERIICLTEETTETLYRIGADKLITGITEYTVRPEKAKLEKEIVSRYLDADIDKILDMKPDLVLAWSDLQANIVSDLIKNGVEVYTFNHRSVEGILSMILKLGAITGFESEADRLIEELNHNIQEAKLAAQKLKRKPKVYFEEWFSPIITGICWVSEIIEICGGEDIFEEHRLSHNANGRIVEDDTEIIIRNPDIILASWCGKPFRKQTMLKRKGWDNINAVKSNNIFEIDSGIILQPGPAALSDGLKILTEIFTKWSEKN, encoded by the coding sequence ATGAATATCATAAACCCAAAATATCCTGAAAGAATTATTTGCTTGACTGAAGAAACTACTGAAACTCTCTATAGGATTGGTGCAGACAAGCTGATAACAGGCATTACAGAATATACTGTAAGACCTGAAAAAGCTAAACTCGAGAAAGAAATTGTATCAAGATATCTTGATGCTGACATTGACAAAATTCTTGATATGAAGCCGGATTTAGTTCTCGCATGGTCTGATTTACAGGCAAATATTGTTAGTGATTTGATTAAAAATGGGGTAGAGGTTTATACATTTAATCATAGAAGTGTCGAAGGGATTTTATCTATGATTTTAAAATTGGGCGCAATCACAGGTTTTGAATCTGAAGCTGACAGATTGATTGAAGAGCTTAATCATAATATACAAGAAGCAAAACTTGCAGCCCAAAAATTGAAAAGAAAACCTAAAGTATATTTTGAGGAGTGGTTTAGCCCGATAATTACCGGAATTTGTTGGGTTAGTGAAATAATCGAAATTTGCGGTGGAGAAGATATTTTTGAAGAGCATCGTTTATCGCATAATGCAAATGGCAGAATTGTAGAAGATGATACAGAAATTATCATAAGAAATCCCGACATAATATTAGCTTCATGGTGCGGAAAGCCCTTCCGAAAACAAACTATGCTAAAAAGAAAGGGCTGGGATAACATCAATGCTGTAAAAAGTAATAATATTTTCGAAATTGATTCGGGTATAATTCTCCAACCCGGTCCTGCCGCACTATCAGACGGGCTGAAAATATTAACTGAAATATTTACAAAATGGAGCGAGAAAAATTAG
- a CDS encoding S8 family peptidase codes for MKRSILFLYIFSIFGANIFPVFSYYPKFEYSNKYFDFMDYSKLIVKVNGFNGYDNLINHPKISNLRINSYFHINHDANPPLGSQNVYTISSYNELTKYFEIHLEDYTIKQASELADELNQMDYIQVAYFEPYPVPPSNATPDFRNRQEYFKPASLGTGYSQIKHLPGAKGSGIKYCDVEYATILDHEDFDDEKLKVANAEFSYPSTSWHDHGAAVLGIAYASENDFGIDGMIGDAEIYIAYPCYSTPNCNYNVARAILDAANILDFGDVILIEQQTNIPYPATGRYGPVEFYAASFDAIKFATEKGITVVEAGGNGGLNLDTNFLNGVFDRTVRNSGAIMVAAGSLESNRILGFSPYGSRIDLFANGEKTTTAGYGAAFNDPQAGKTRAYTHSFGGTSGASAIVAPVAVSLQGMFHAMTGAKLDPKTLRDVLYDTGTISATLDKNIGKMPNLADAYKYILDNYTSVEDNNQTDEIDITILGNSTILIANLSANLSDKSIQIFDVLGIEVIYAGAGLCVSTKRIDISHLPAGVYFVRIGIKVEKFIKM; via the coding sequence ATGAAGCGTTCGATACTCTTTTTGTATATATTTTCAATTTTCGGTGCTAATATTTTTCCGGTTTTTAGCTATTATCCTAAATTCGAATATAGTAACAAATATTTTGATTTTATGGATTATTCAAAATTGATAGTCAAAGTAAATGGCTTTAACGGCTATGATAATTTGATAAATCATCCGAAAATTTCAAATCTCAGGATTAATTCATATTTCCATATAAATCATGATGCAAATCCACCATTAGGCAGTCAAAATGTATATACGATTTCATCATATAATGAATTAACAAAGTATTTCGAGATTCACTTAGAAGATTATACAATTAAGCAAGCATCAGAACTTGCTGATGAATTGAATCAAATGGATTATATTCAGGTTGCATATTTTGAGCCCTATCCTGTCCCACCATCGAATGCAACACCTGATTTCAGAAATAGACAGGAATATTTCAAACCGGCAAGCCTTGGTACAGGATATTCGCAGATAAAGCACCTGCCCGGGGCAAAAGGTAGTGGCATAAAGTATTGTGATGTTGAGTATGCTACAATATTAGACCATGAAGACTTTGACGATGAAAAATTGAAGGTCGCTAATGCAGAATTTTCTTACCCTTCAACCAGCTGGCATGACCATGGTGCAGCAGTTCTTGGAATTGCATATGCTTCTGAGAATGATTTTGGAATTGACGGAATGATAGGAGATGCTGAAATTTATATTGCATACCCTTGTTACAGCACTCCAAATTGCAATTATAACGTAGCACGGGCAATACTTGATGCTGCTAATATACTTGATTTTGGAGATGTAATTTTAATTGAACAGCAAACCAATATTCCTTACCCTGCCACCGGTCGCTATGGACCTGTTGAGTTTTATGCCGCGTCTTTTGACGCAATCAAATTTGCAACAGAAAAGGGTATAACTGTTGTGGAAGCCGGAGGCAATGGAGGATTGAACCTTGACACTAATTTTCTTAATGGAGTTTTTGATAGAACTGTCCGAAATTCAGGCGCTATTATGGTAGCAGCCGGATCTCTGGAAAGTAACCGAATACTCGGTTTCTCTCCCTACGGAAGTCGAATTGATTTATTTGCAAATGGAGAAAAAACTACAACAGCAGGTTATGGTGCAGCATTTAATGATCCACAAGCAGGTAAAACAAGGGCTTATACTCATTCGTTTGGAGGTACTTCCGGAGCATCAGCAATTGTAGCACCTGTTGCCGTATCTCTTCAGGGTATGTTTCACGCAATGACAGGTGCTAAGTTAGACCCAAAAACACTAAGAGATGTACTTTATGATACGGGAACTATCTCAGCTACTTTGGATAAAAATATTGGTAAAATGCCTAATCTGGCTGATGCTTATAAATACATTTTAGATAATTACACATCAGTTGAAGACAATAATCAAACAGATGAAATTGATATTACTATTCTTGGAAATTCTACTATATTGATTGCTAACCTATCAGCAAATCTTTCGGATAAATCAATACAAATATTCGATGTACTGGGAATTGAGGTTATATATGCAGGTGCAGGACTTTGCGTATCCACAAAGAGAATTGACATATCCCATTTGCCGGCAGGTGTATATTTTGTCAGAATTGGTATTAAGGTAGAAAAATTTATTAAGATGTAG
- the dnaN gene encoding DNA polymerase III subunit beta, which translates to MEFTVLLSDLQKVLQKVLPAVPPKSTVPVLEHLYFKLDGNRLQIIATDQNITIVANTEVISETAGAILVPARMLNEIIKALGTVGSIKFETNLENFEVKIISAKGTYEMKGLDPDDYIDIPQLFDTEAAFDEAEGVVSSMHNRAEFTREQIVRLADKTIFSVSTDEYRIAMTGVFFQFRETFVNAVATDSFRLSKCTVNSDKPIFPQNFDLLLPAKAVEILKKVDSDVIMTTIENYGKITHARFDMENSTFMTRVIDEKFPPYESVLPKGNELLLTADLNEFITALKRVSLFSNEKSRQVRFFIESNQIKVFAEDEETGKHGHEIISCEFNRPEFSIAFNYKFVLDALENIDTKDTQDNIFNMSFSEPNRPALITPKSDANELLMLVMPVRITA; encoded by the coding sequence ATGGAATTTACAGTATTACTTTCGGATTTACAGAAAGTACTCCAAAAGGTACTTCCGGCAGTACCACCAAAATCTACAGTTCCGGTTTTGGAGCATCTTTATTTCAAACTTGACGGTAACAGGTTGCAAATTATTGCTACTGATCAAAATATTACAATAGTTGCAAATACTGAAGTTATCAGCGAAACAGCAGGAGCGATTTTAGTTCCTGCAAGAATGCTGAATGAAATCATTAAAGCTTTGGGAACTGTCGGCTCCATCAAATTTGAGACTAATCTCGAAAATTTTGAGGTAAAAATTATTTCAGCTAAAGGCACTTACGAAATGAAAGGACTTGACCCGGATGATTATATAGACATACCTCAACTTTTCGATACTGAAGCAGCATTTGATGAAGCAGAAGGAGTTGTTTCATCAATGCATAACAGAGCTGAATTTACACGTGAGCAAATTGTTCGCTTAGCTGACAAAACAATATTCAGTGTTTCGACTGATGAATACAGAATAGCTATGACAGGTGTATTCTTTCAATTCCGCGAAACTTTTGTGAATGCTGTTGCTACAGATAGCTTCAGACTTTCTAAATGTACGGTTAATTCTGATAAACCCATATTTCCACAAAATTTTGACTTGTTACTCCCAGCGAAAGCGGTTGAAATTTTAAAGAAAGTTGATTCAGATGTTATTATGACTACCATAGAAAATTATGGTAAGATAACTCACGCAAGATTTGATATGGAAAACTCCACATTCATGACAAGAGTCATTGATGAGAAATTCCCACCTTATGAATCAGTGCTTCCAAAGGGAAATGAGCTTTTGCTTACAGCCGATCTTAATGAGTTTATTACTGCATTGAAGCGTGTTTCACTCTTCTCGAATGAAAAATCCCGTCAGGTGAGATTTTTCATCGAATCAAATCAAATTAAAGTGTTTGCTGAAGATGAAGAAACCGGCAAACATGGTCATGAAATTATATCATGTGAATTTAACAGACCTGAATTTTCTATTGCATTTAATTATAAATTTGTTCTTGATGCACTTGAAAATATTGATACAAAAGATACACAGGATAATATTTTTAATATGTCCTTCTCAGAACCGAATCGCCCTGCTTTAATAACTCCTAAATCAGATGCAAATGAATTATTAATGCTAGTTATGCCGGTAAGAATTACAGCATAA
- a CDS encoding heavy-metal-associated domain-containing protein, producing MKKLNLSLITAILLLAVTNLFAADTKEVNIQTNLHCGSCASKIEKGLKKSSGVMEAKSNVESKVVTVKYDASKTDETKITKAISKMGYDAEVVANKKSDGCCSTDKSTKSSGKDCCDTKATKSAPKK from the coding sequence ATGAAAAAACTGAATTTATCATTGATTACAGCAATTTTACTTCTTGCTGTAACGAATTTATTTGCTGCTGATACAAAAGAAGTAAACATTCAAACTAATCTGCATTGCGGCTCATGCGCATCTAAGATTGAAAAAGGTTTGAAAAAATCTTCTGGTGTGATGGAGGCTAAATCAAATGTAGAAAGCAAAGTTGTAACTGTGAAGTATGATGCCTCGAAAACTGATGAAACAAAAATAACTAAAGCAATTTCTAAAATGGGTTATGATGCAGAAGTTGTTGCTAATAAAAAAAGTGATGGATGCTGCTCAACAGATAAATCAACTAAATCATCCGGCAAAGATTGTTGCGATACAAAAGCAACTAAATCAGCTCCAAAGAAGTAA